A single genomic interval of Rhodospirillaceae bacterium harbors:
- a CDS encoding RNA methyltransferase, with amino-acid sequence MDRTEELKAGPAVILVEPQLAENIGTVARAMLNFGLTDLRLVAPRADWLDKKATATASGANIVLRGAKTFGSTEAAIADLHTVYAMTGRRRDLTKVVMVPNKAAASMFEDVNAGKYPGMLFGPEASGLNNDDIALSDAVVSVPTNNDFKSLNLAMAVLLLGYEWFLQLDSGRLAEVLELGQGRPATKKDLHGLFDHLEGALDACGFFRVREKRPHMVRGIRNIFQRSHLTEQEVKTFRGVISGLVSHGADPRKMTNDG; translated from the coding sequence GTGGATAGAACGGAAGAATTAAAAGCGGGCCCAGCAGTTATTTTGGTAGAGCCGCAACTCGCGGAGAATATTGGAACTGTGGCTCGGGCGATGCTGAATTTTGGCCTAACTGATTTGCGATTGGTAGCGCCACGGGCTGACTGGCTTGATAAAAAAGCAACTGCCACCGCGTCCGGTGCAAATATAGTGTTACGCGGTGCTAAAACCTTTGGGAGCACTGAGGCCGCTATTGCGGATCTGCATACTGTATATGCTATGACAGGGCGGCGGCGTGATTTGACAAAAGTGGTAATGGTGCCCAATAAAGCTGCAGCTAGCATGTTTGAAGATGTTAACGCCGGAAAATATCCTGGTATGCTCTTTGGGCCTGAGGCCAGCGGGCTAAATAACGATGATATTGCATTATCGGATGCTGTTGTATCTGTACCTACGAACAACGATTTCAAGTCGCTTAATTTGGCTATGGCAGTGCTTTTACTTGGCTATGAATGGTTTTTACAGCTGGATTCAGGACGGTTAGCTGAGGTTCTCGAGTTGGGCCAGGGTAGGCCAGCGACTAAAAAGGACTTACATGGGCTGTTTGACCATTTGGAAGGGGCGCTGGATGCATGTGGTTTTTTCAGAGTACGAGAGAAACGTCCTCATATGGTTCGAGGTATTCGGAATATTTTTCAACGATCGCACCTAACGGAGCAGGAAGTTAAGACCTTCAGAGGGGTTATCTCTGGTCTTGTTAGCCACGGTGCGGATCCCAGGAAAATGACGAACGATGGTTGA
- a CDS encoding phosphoribosylformylglycinamidine synthase: MKVRIHITLKPSVLDPQGKVIEQSLKRIGFPQVGQVRQGKFLELTINETKPEDAEATARLMCEKLLANTVIEDYSIEIIT; this comes from the coding sequence TTGAAAGTTCGTATTCATATAACTCTTAAGCCCAGTGTGCTAGACCCTCAGGGGAAGGTCATCGAGCAGTCTCTTAAGAGAATAGGCTTCCCTCAGGTAGGTCAAGTTCGTCAAGGAAAATTTCTTGAACTCACTATTAATGAGACAAAACCTGAAGATGCGGAGGCAACGGCACGGCTAATGTGCGAAAAACTTTTAGCAAATACCGTTATAGAAGACTATTCCATTGAGATAATAACTTGA
- a CDS encoding BolA family transcriptional regulator, whose translation MAMDASELEKLILGSMPDAKIRIDDLRGDGDHYAAYVTSEAFRGKSRVQQHQLVYQALKGAMGGQLHALALHTSVPDEV comes from the coding sequence ATGGCAATGGATGCCTCTGAACTAGAAAAATTGATTTTAGGATCCATGCCTGACGCGAAAATTCGAATTGATGACCTTAGAGGTGATGGAGATCACTACGCCGCTTACGTGACGTCAGAGGCGTTCAGAGGGAAAAGCCGCGTTCAGCAACATCAACTGGTGTATCAAGCACTAAAAGGCGCCATGGGGGGCCAGCTTCATGCCCTAGCACTCCATACGTCGGTCCCAGACGAAGTGTAG
- the grxD gene encoding monothiol glutaredoxin, Grx4 family — protein sequence MANDQNNPTFERIEQEINDHSVVLFMKGTPIFPQCGFSAMVVQVLTHLGVQFKSVDVLNEPAVREGIKQYSNWPTIPQLYVKGEFVGGCDIIREMHEAGELSSVFSEKGIELGVE from the coding sequence ATGGCCAACGACCAGAATAACCCAACATTCGAGCGAATCGAACAGGAAATAAATGACCACTCTGTGGTGTTGTTTATGAAAGGTACTCCTATATTCCCACAATGCGGGTTCTCCGCCATGGTAGTGCAAGTGTTAACCCACCTGGGAGTACAATTCAAAAGCGTCGATGTCTTGAATGAGCCAGCAGTCCGGGAAGGGATAAAGCAGTACAGTAATTGGCCGACAATTCCCCAGCTTTACGTTAAGGGAGAATTTGTCGGGGGATGCGATATTATTCGGGAAATGCACGAGGCTGGAGAACTGAGCTCAGTGTTCAGCGAAAAAGGCATAGAATTAGGGGTAGAATAA
- a CDS encoding disulfide bond formation protein DsbA: MSKKVEFLFDVGSPTAYLAYTQLPLIAEKTNAEIEWTPMLLGGLFKAVGNQSPAFLKPKSEWMSRDIARFAERYGVPYQKNKHFPVNTLHLMRGAIAAQEEQNLPEYLDCVFRAMWVDSKKMDDPEVVSQTFEAAGLDPKHIFSRAQEQPVKDGLIRNTESAAERGAFGAPTFFVEGEMFFGQDRLDFVEQALRT, encoded by the coding sequence ATGTCGAAGAAGGTAGAATTTTTATTTGATGTGGGCAGTCCCACAGCTTATCTGGCCTATACCCAGTTGCCCCTTATTGCAGAGAAGACAAATGCCGAAATTGAATGGACGCCGATGCTGTTAGGGGGGCTTTTCAAAGCTGTCGGGAACCAGAGCCCGGCTTTCCTCAAACCAAAATCGGAGTGGATGTCGAGAGATATAGCGCGGTTTGCTGAGAGATATGGTGTTCCTTATCAGAAAAATAAGCACTTTCCCGTTAATACACTTCATTTAATGCGTGGTGCTATCGCCGCTCAGGAGGAGCAAAATTTGCCTGAATACCTTGATTGTGTTTTCCGTGCCATGTGGGTGGACTCAAAAAAAATGGATGACCCTGAGGTGGTTAGCCAAACTTTTGAGGCCGCTGGGTTGGATCCAAAGCATATTTTTTCTAGAGCACAAGAGCAGCCAGTCAAGGACGGTTTGATCCGTAACACCGAAAGTGCAGCAGAAAGAGGAGCTTTCGGAGCTCCTACTTTCTTTGTTGAAGGTGAGATGTTTTTTGGCCAAGATCGATTAGATTTTGTGGAGCAAGCTTTGCGAACCTGA
- a CDS encoding adenylosuccinate lyase: MIPRYSRPEMSSLWEAKTRFEIWLDIERYACEAQETLGIIPAGVSKAIMDRGKFDIARIDELERDLKHDVIAFLTNVAENIGDEARFMHQGLTSSDVLDTAFAVQLNRACTILCADLENLCIVLKNRAHEFKHTVCVGRSHGIHAETTTFGLKLAYAYSEFTRAKERIEAAQKEVSVCAISGAVGTYSTLDPEIEQYVAKKLGLTREIISTQVIPRDRHAMFFATLGVVAGSVERLSTEIRHLQRTEVREVEEFFDSRQKGSSAMPHKRNPILTENLTGLARVVRSTVAPAMENIALWHERDISHSSVERLIAPDATITLDFALSRLTKVIEKLLVYPDNMVRNLNSLGGLIHSQRVLLLLTQAGLSREAAYRAVQRNAMSTWEQGSSFRESLKTDPEIADHIPQNELDRIFDSSNELKYLDDIFSRVFS; this comes from the coding sequence ATGATCCCTCGTTATAGCCGTCCCGAAATGTCATCACTATGGGAAGCCAAAACTCGCTTTGAGATCTGGCTTGATATTGAACGTTACGCCTGCGAAGCACAAGAGACCCTGGGCATAATCCCTGCAGGAGTTTCTAAAGCAATCATGGACCGTGGAAAATTTGATATTGCGCGGATTGATGAGCTAGAAAGAGACCTCAAACATGATGTAATAGCGTTTCTAACTAACGTGGCTGAAAATATAGGGGACGAAGCGCGATTTATGCACCAAGGCCTAACCTCCTCTGATGTACTGGATACGGCCTTTGCAGTACAACTCAATCGCGCATGTACTATTTTGTGCGCCGATCTGGAAAATTTATGTATTGTGCTGAAAAATAGGGCGCATGAGTTCAAGCATACCGTTTGCGTGGGAAGGAGCCACGGGATACATGCAGAAACAACGACTTTTGGACTGAAGCTTGCATACGCATATTCTGAGTTTACACGAGCAAAAGAGCGCATTGAAGCGGCACAAAAAGAGGTATCAGTTTGCGCAATATCGGGAGCGGTGGGAACCTATTCTACCCTGGACCCTGAAATTGAACAGTATGTTGCAAAAAAATTAGGTCTAACCCGCGAAATAATTTCTACTCAGGTGATCCCCAGAGACCGTCACGCTATGTTTTTTGCCACATTAGGAGTTGTGGCAGGTTCGGTGGAACGATTATCGACTGAAATTCGACATCTTCAACGCACAGAAGTTCGGGAAGTCGAAGAGTTCTTTGACTCTCGTCAGAAGGGCTCCTCTGCCATGCCACACAAACGGAACCCCATTCTCACAGAAAACCTAACGGGCCTAGCCCGGGTAGTGCGTTCCACGGTAGCACCAGCAATGGAAAACATTGCCTTGTGGCATGAACGAGATATATCTCATTCTTCTGTAGAACGCTTGATAGCGCCGGACGCCACAATAACCCTGGATTTTGCCCTTAGTCGACTGACTAAAGTAATAGAAAAACTACTGGTTTACCCGGATAATATGGTTCGGAACTTGAATAGTTTAGGTGGCCTCATTCATTCTCAACGGGTTCTCCTATTACTCACTCAAGCCGGACTCAGCCGGGAAGCGGCCTATCGTGCCGTGCAGCGAAATGCAATGAGCACGTGGGAGCAAGGAAGTAGCTTTAGAGAAAGCCTAAAAACGGACCCTGAAATTGCAGACCATATCCCACAAAATGAATTAGATCGAATTTTTGATTCATCCAATGAACTAAAATATCTGGACGACATTTTTAGCCGCGTCTTTTCTTAA
- a CDS encoding rod shape-determining protein RodA, whose protein sequence is MFKNLYLKLALLATGLICLTPIVVHSDDAMESNVGTRVYIISPVNGDTVSSPVTILFGLDGMGVAPAGVEKTGTGHHHLIVDAALPPLNEPIPSDENYRHFGGGQTQTTIELLPGKHSLQLLLADHYHLPHNPPIHSEVITIIVE, encoded by the coding sequence ATGTTCAAAAATTTATACTTAAAGCTTGCGCTATTAGCTACCGGCTTAATTTGCTTAACACCGATCGTGGTACATTCGGATGATGCCATGGAGTCAAATGTCGGAACTCGTGTGTATATAATTAGCCCGGTGAATGGAGATACTGTTTCCTCCCCTGTGACTATCTTGTTTGGACTAGATGGTATGGGGGTCGCTCCAGCAGGAGTGGAAAAGACAGGCACTGGGCACCATCACCTAATCGTTGATGCTGCACTGCCTCCACTCAACGAACCTATCCCTTCCGACGAAAATTATCGCCACTTTGGTGGTGGACAAACCCAAACAACAATTGAACTCCTTCCAGGGAAACACTCTCTCCAATTGTTATTAGCAGACCACTACCACTTGCCACATAATCCACCAATTCACTCAGAAGTAATAACCATAATAGTCGAGTAA
- a CDS encoding phosphoribosylformylglycinamidine synthase II has product MTSVNLKSAQGMGLTEAEYNRIKKILGRSPNFTELGLFSAMWSEHCSYKSSRKWLSKLPTEAPWVICGPGENAGVVDIGDGLALVFKMESHNHPSYIEPYQGAATGVGGILRDIFTMGARPFASLNCLRFGHEDHPKTRYLLDGVVAGIGGYGNCMGIPTVGGECTFDTRYDGNILVNAMSVGLAAADGIFYARATGVDSPVVYVGSKTGRDGIHGATMASASFDEDSQDKRPTVQVGDPFTEKRLLEACLELMSSDAITGIQDMGAAGLTSSAIEMASKGEGGIELDMDLVPSREEGMTPYELMLSESQERMLMVLRPGSEAQARGVFEKWELDFSVIGRVTDGDHIVLKAGGKVAASVPVKPLADGVSYERPWVEPPMPPQLPALPVSLPAPLEILSKMLGGKDLASRKWIWEQYDYSVMADTATGPGSDSAVIRIHSSNKAIAVTADCTPRYCVAEPKVGGAQAVAECWRNLTCVGAQPLAITDCLNFGNPEKPEVMGQFVKAIEGMSEACRALNFPVVSGNVSFYNETENSNIPPTPQVGGVGILEDIGLRCDLALTARCNRVLLVGGAPKHLGQSLFARNIFNGDFGSPPEVDLSLEYKNGNFVRKLIKERLVTACHDISDGGLLVTIAEMCLAGNLGITLEGEETASWLFGEDQGRYILTTTEEAVGIISAKALRAEVNLAEIGRVGGTALTLNSGDAIPIQALNKLHTGWFPSYTNVS; this is encoded by the coding sequence ATGACTTCGGTTAACCTAAAATCTGCCCAGGGAATGGGTCTAACAGAGGCAGAGTACAATCGTATCAAAAAGATATTGGGACGCTCCCCTAATTTTACTGAACTCGGTCTCTTTTCCGCCATGTGGAGCGAACACTGCTCATACAAATCTTCGAGAAAATGGCTGTCGAAACTTCCGACGGAGGCTCCCTGGGTTATTTGCGGACCAGGAGAAAATGCTGGCGTCGTAGACATTGGAGATGGCCTAGCTCTGGTTTTCAAGATGGAGAGCCACAACCACCCTTCATATATTGAACCATATCAAGGCGCCGCAACCGGAGTTGGCGGAATTCTGCGAGATATCTTCACTATGGGCGCCCGCCCATTTGCTTCACTGAATTGCCTTCGTTTTGGCCACGAAGATCACCCAAAAACCCGTTATTTATTAGATGGCGTAGTTGCGGGAATCGGAGGCTATGGCAACTGCATGGGTATTCCTACTGTGGGAGGCGAGTGCACGTTCGATACTCGATACGATGGAAATATCCTTGTCAACGCCATGAGTGTTGGGCTTGCAGCAGCAGATGGCATCTTCTATGCCCGTGCAACAGGGGTAGATAGCCCCGTTGTGTACGTGGGTTCAAAAACGGGTAGAGATGGGATCCACGGCGCCACTATGGCCTCAGCATCTTTCGACGAAGACTCTCAAGATAAGCGTCCGACTGTTCAAGTGGGGGACCCATTCACCGAAAAAAGACTTCTAGAAGCCTGTTTGGAATTAATGTCAAGCGATGCGATAACAGGCATTCAAGATATGGGTGCTGCTGGCCTGACATCGTCAGCTATAGAAATGGCATCTAAAGGGGAAGGCGGCATAGAACTGGATATGGATTTAGTGCCGAGCCGAGAGGAGGGCATGACCCCTTATGAGCTCATGCTTTCAGAGAGCCAAGAACGTATGCTCATGGTTCTAAGGCCGGGGTCCGAAGCCCAAGCTAGGGGAGTATTCGAAAAGTGGGAACTAGATTTCTCAGTCATTGGCAGGGTCACCGACGGTGATCACATAGTCCTAAAAGCAGGAGGAAAAGTGGCGGCCTCGGTACCAGTAAAACCTTTAGCCGATGGTGTTAGTTATGAACGACCCTGGGTAGAACCCCCTATGCCACCCCAGCTTCCTGCCCTTCCCGTCTCATTACCTGCACCATTAGAAATTCTCAGCAAAATGCTTGGAGGCAAAGACCTCGCATCACGGAAATGGATCTGGGAACAGTATGATTACTCCGTAATGGCAGATACCGCAACAGGACCAGGCTCCGACTCTGCTGTGATTAGAATACACTCGTCTAATAAAGCTATAGCTGTTACCGCTGATTGTACTCCCAGATACTGCGTGGCGGAACCCAAAGTAGGTGGAGCACAGGCCGTTGCCGAGTGCTGGAGAAACCTTACCTGCGTCGGCGCCCAGCCACTCGCTATTACAGATTGCTTAAACTTTGGAAATCCAGAAAAACCAGAGGTAATGGGCCAGTTTGTAAAAGCGATTGAAGGGATGTCGGAGGCCTGCCGTGCCCTGAACTTCCCAGTCGTTTCTGGCAATGTCTCTTTTTACAATGAAACAGAGAATTCTAATATTCCACCGACTCCCCAGGTTGGCGGCGTTGGAATATTAGAAGATATCGGCCTACGCTGTGACCTAGCTCTTACGGCTCGATGCAATAGAGTGCTTTTAGTCGGCGGTGCGCCAAAGCATTTGGGGCAGTCTCTTTTTGCCAGAAATATTTTTAATGGAGACTTTGGGTCTCCCCCTGAAGTAGACCTCTCGTTGGAATATAAAAACGGCAACTTCGTTCGAAAGTTAATCAAAGAACGGCTAGTAACGGCTTGTCACGATATATCGGATGGCGGCTTGTTAGTCACCATTGCAGAGATGTGTTTGGCTGGAAACCTGGGGATTACGCTAGAAGGTGAGGAAACCGCAAGTTGGCTGTTTGGGGAAGATCAAGGCCGGTATATTCTGACTACAACTGAGGAGGCTGTCGGTATTATTTCCGCAAAAGCCTTACGGGCAGAGGTTAATTTAGCTGAAATAGGGAGGGTCGGAGGAACCGCATTGACACTAAATTCAGGCGATGCAATACCAATCCAAGCACTAAACAAGTTGCATACAGGGTGGTTTCCATCCTATACCAACGTTAGCTAA
- a CDS encoding bifunctional aldolase/short-chain dehydrogenase, with product MENLWSQKEAEELAKYYKAQGVGRDIAMRVYSSRLLGGVSDLVLHGGGNVSVKTREEDFLGQTVEVLRIKGSGWNMDTIEPDGLPAVRLKPLQDSVALDNLSDFEMVNLHRTSLMDSSAPNPSVETLLHAFLPHKFVDHTHSNAILALTDQVNGAQICQEIFGSRVAIVPYIMPGFHLARSALDVFRASPASEGLILLKHGIFTFGETAEESYNRMIELVTLAEFNIPDSAVPNVQPVADSVPSHDLGPVIRGKCVVSGQGDGEAYPFVVSFRTSAAIRSYSMSREASRLVMSGPVTPDHVIRTKPWPLLVDPPKIDELSNWADYFGKKLQDYENHYHDYFARNNSKEQTSKIALDPLPRVILVKDIGLFALGKDLRTAKIVADIAETNVRVVSDAERVGKFESISEKEIFDIEYWPLEQAKLGGVPRSKLSGKVVVVTGAAGAIGKAIAEAFHGEGAEVILLDFSEEGLKSTAEFMGGHPICCDVTNPEEVAAAFKQIKSLCGGVDILVSNAGIALEGRIGDVPDEVLRRSFEVNFFAHQNVASRAVEIMRTQGMGGVLLFNVSKQAVNPGKNFGPYGLPKSATMFLSRQYALDYGGDGIRSNAVNADRIRSGIMTAEMIASRAQSRGQDVEQYMSSNLLGQEVGAEHVAKAFVDLALSPRTTGAVLTVDGGNIAAALR from the coding sequence ATGGAAAATCTGTGGTCCCAAAAAGAAGCTGAAGAGCTAGCTAAATATTACAAGGCACAGGGGGTTGGCCGGGATATCGCCATGCGGGTCTATAGCTCTCGTTTGCTTGGTGGTGTTTCAGATCTTGTTCTTCATGGTGGTGGTAATGTTTCGGTAAAGACCCGGGAGGAAGATTTTTTAGGTCAGACTGTGGAGGTTTTGCGGATCAAGGGTTCAGGGTGGAACATGGACACAATTGAACCAGATGGTTTGCCTGCCGTGAGACTTAAGCCGTTACAAGATAGCGTTGCATTGGACAATTTGAGTGATTTCGAGATGGTGAATCTTCATCGTACCAGTTTGATGGATAGCTCAGCCCCGAATCCCTCAGTTGAAACACTATTGCATGCGTTCTTACCACACAAATTCGTGGACCACACTCACTCTAACGCTATTTTAGCCCTTACCGATCAAGTGAATGGAGCGCAAATATGTCAGGAGATTTTTGGTTCTAGGGTAGCTATAGTTCCTTATATAATGCCTGGATTCCACCTCGCAAGAAGCGCTCTGGATGTATTCAGGGCCAGTCCAGCCTCTGAAGGCTTGATCCTGTTAAAGCATGGTATTTTCACTTTTGGCGAGACGGCTGAAGAATCCTACAATCGTATGATAGAGCTAGTTACCTTGGCCGAATTTAATATCCCGGATTCTGCAGTGCCTAATGTGCAACCGGTTGCTGATTCTGTGCCAAGTCATGACTTGGGCCCAGTTATTAGAGGTAAGTGTGTGGTATCAGGCCAGGGAGATGGGGAGGCATATCCATTTGTTGTTAGTTTTCGCACCAGCGCCGCCATCAGGTCATACAGTATGTCGAGGGAGGCGTCGCGGTTAGTGATGTCCGGGCCAGTGACGCCTGATCATGTTATTCGGACTAAGCCGTGGCCGCTACTGGTGGATCCCCCTAAAATTGACGAGTTATCCAATTGGGCCGATTATTTTGGCAAAAAGCTGCAAGACTACGAGAATCACTACCATGATTATTTTGCACGAAATAACTCCAAAGAACAAACCTCTAAAATTGCTCTAGACCCTCTACCACGAGTTATCTTGGTGAAGGACATTGGCCTGTTTGCCCTAGGGAAGGATTTAAGAACCGCAAAAATTGTGGCTGATATAGCTGAGACTAATGTTCGCGTTGTGAGTGATGCCGAAAGAGTTGGAAAATTTGAGAGTATTTCTGAGAAAGAGATTTTTGACATCGAATATTGGCCATTAGAGCAAGCTAAGTTGGGAGGGGTTCCTAGGTCTAAATTGTCAGGAAAGGTAGTTGTGGTGACAGGGGCTGCGGGGGCCATAGGTAAGGCGATTGCTGAGGCGTTCCATGGTGAAGGTGCTGAGGTGATTTTGCTTGATTTTTCCGAGGAGGGATTAAAATCAACAGCTGAGTTTATGGGAGGGCATCCCATATGTTGTGATGTCACGAATCCCGAAGAGGTAGCTGCGGCTTTTAAGCAAATAAAATCCCTTTGTGGGGGAGTTGATATCCTTGTATCCAATGCGGGGATTGCGTTGGAAGGGCGCATAGGGGACGTGCCAGACGAAGTTTTAAGACGGAGTTTTGAGGTAAATTTCTTTGCTCACCAGAATGTGGCTAGCCGTGCTGTTGAGATAATGCGGACTCAGGGTATGGGGGGTGTACTTTTGTTTAACGTTTCTAAGCAAGCTGTGAATCCTGGGAAAAATTTTGGGCCGTATGGGCTTCCAAAGTCGGCAACCATGTTTCTGTCTCGTCAGTATGCTCTTGACTATGGTGGGGATGGCATTAGGTCTAATGCTGTAAATGCCGATAGAATCCGGTCTGGTATTATGACTGCTGAAATGATCGCGTCACGCGCGCAGTCTCGTGGGCAAGATGTGGAGCAATACATGAGCAGCAACCTTTTGGGACAGGAGGTGGGTGCCGAACATGTGGCTAAGGCATTTGTAGATCTTGCCTTATCACCCAGGACAACGGGTGCTGTGCTAACGGTTGATGGGGGCAATATTGCTGCGGCTCTGCGTTAG
- a CDS encoding 30S ribosomal protein S4, whose amino-acid sequence MSKRQSSKYKINRRLSVNLWGRPKSPFNIREYGPGQHGQRRRKVSDYGTQLRAKQQLRGYYGNINEKQFRRIYAEAVLARGDTSEQLIGLLERRLDIVIYRMLFVPTVFAARQLISHGHVMVNDRRVNIPSYRLREGDAVEVRQKSKQHPVVLEAIQTPERDVPDYMEVDFEKLRGTFIRTPLLSDVPFPVQMEPNLVIEYYSR is encoded by the coding sequence ATGAGTAAACGTCAGAGCTCAAAATATAAGATTAACAGGCGGTTGTCCGTAAACCTTTGGGGGCGTCCAAAAAGCCCATTTAACATTCGGGAATACGGGCCTGGCCAACATGGGCAGCGAAGGCGCAAGGTCTCCGATTATGGGACCCAACTGCGGGCTAAACAGCAATTACGGGGATATTATGGTAATATCAATGAAAAGCAGTTTCGGCGAATATACGCTGAGGCGGTGTTGGCACGTGGTGACACGAGTGAGCAACTGATTGGGCTACTTGAAAGAAGATTGGATATTGTGATTTATCGGATGCTGTTTGTCCCTACGGTGTTTGCAGCGCGGCAGTTAATCAGCCATGGGCATGTCATGGTTAACGATCGACGTGTGAACATTCCTAGCTACCGCTTGCGGGAGGGTGATGCGGTGGAAGTAAGGCAAAAATCGAAGCAACATCCGGTTGTGCTTGAAGCCATCCAGACACCAGAGAGGGATGTACCTGATTATATGGAAGTGGACTTTGAGAAACTTAGAGGTACTTTCATTAGGACACCACTTTTATCGGATGTGCCATTCCCAGTCCAAATGGAACCCAATTTAGTGATTGAGTACTACTCTCGGTAG
- a CDS encoding phosphoribosylformylglycinamidine synthase I, whose protein sequence is MKAAVVVFPGSNCDRDVASALRKYASAEVKMVWHGESALPEVDFIAIPGGFSYGDYLRAGAIAARSPVMESVLKKASAGIPILGICNGFQVLTECGLLPGTLLRNRDLKFICKTVTLKVATSNSIFTSGFKRNNMVSMPIAHNEGNYHADPETLERLTSENRIAFHYCMKDGSVNDDKSPNGSQMSIAGILSKSRRVLGMMPHPERATDLEHGSTDGRAMFAALVNELV, encoded by the coding sequence ATGAAAGCTGCTGTGGTCGTGTTCCCGGGATCAAATTGCGATAGAGATGTGGCGTCAGCCCTTCGAAAATATGCCTCAGCAGAGGTCAAGATGGTATGGCACGGCGAATCAGCACTCCCCGAGGTAGATTTCATAGCGATTCCTGGTGGGTTTTCTTATGGTGACTATCTACGAGCTGGCGCCATAGCCGCCAGATCTCCAGTAATGGAATCGGTGCTAAAGAAAGCCTCCGCCGGGATACCCATTCTTGGAATATGCAACGGATTTCAAGTCCTGACAGAGTGTGGATTGCTACCTGGGACATTACTTCGAAATCGTGACCTGAAATTTATATGCAAAACTGTTACACTAAAAGTAGCCACTTCGAACTCCATCTTCACTAGCGGTTTCAAGAGAAATAACATGGTTTCCATGCCAATAGCCCACAATGAGGGAAATTATCATGCCGACCCTGAAACCCTTGAACGCCTGACTTCTGAAAACCGGATTGCCTTTCACTACTGTATGAAGGACGGCTCTGTTAATGATGATAAGTCTCCCAACGGCTCCCAAATGTCTATTGCCGGCATTCTCAGTAAATCTCGCCGGGTACTAGGGATGATGCCACACCCTGAAAGAGCTACCGACTTGGAACATGGAAGCACAGATGGAAGAGCCATGTTCGCCGCGTTGGTGAATGAGCTTGTATGA
- a CDS encoding phosphoribosylaminoimidazolesuccinocarboxamide synthase: MSRRRQIYEGKAKVLFEGPEPGTLVQHFKDDATAFNNKKKGTITGKGVLNNRISEYLMTKLGAIGIPTHFVRRLNMREQLVKEVEIIPIEVVVRNVTAGSLAKRFGLEEGTALPRSIVEYYYKSDELDDPMIMEEHITAFGWASPTELDEILAMALRINDFLSGLFLGLEITLVDFKLEFGRLYEGDEVRTVLADEISPDNCRLWDLKTNEKLDKDRFRRDLDRVEEAYQEVARRLGIFPEGSPRDLHGPDTTQ; encoded by the coding sequence ATGTCGCGGCGAAGACAAATATACGAGGGCAAAGCCAAGGTGCTATTTGAAGGCCCGGAGCCCGGCACTCTTGTGCAGCACTTCAAGGACGATGCGACCGCTTTCAATAATAAAAAGAAGGGAACTATTACTGGCAAGGGGGTATTAAACAACCGAATCTCAGAATACCTAATGACAAAATTAGGCGCAATTGGGATACCCACCCATTTTGTTCGCCGCCTTAATATGCGGGAACAACTTGTAAAAGAAGTTGAGATCATACCCATAGAAGTTGTCGTGAGGAATGTAACCGCCGGATCCTTAGCCAAAAGATTTGGGCTTGAAGAAGGGACAGCCCTACCAAGATCTATCGTTGAATACTACTATAAGTCTGATGAACTAGATGACCCAATGATAATGGAAGAGCATATAACAGCTTTTGGCTGGGCCTCACCAACAGAACTTGATGAAATATTAGCGATGGCTCTCAGGATAAATGATTTTCTATCTGGATTATTTCTGGGACTAGAAATCACGCTCGTTGATTTCAAGCTAGAATTCGGCCGTCTCTATGAAGGAGATGAGGTTCGAACGGTTTTGGCGGACGAGATAAGCCCAGACAATTGCCGTTTGTGGGATTTGAAAACTAACGAGAAACTTGATAAAGATCGTTTCCGTCGTGACTTAGATCGAGTGGAAGAAGCATACCAAGAAGTAGCTCGGCGCCTGGGAATCTTCCCGGAGGGAAGCCCTCGTGATCTTCATGGTCCTGATACAACTCAATAG